The following are encoded in a window of Parambassis ranga chromosome 15, fParRan2.1, whole genome shotgun sequence genomic DNA:
- the yipf3 gene encoding protein YIPF3: protein MSAGSGSRNTNTEPWGSFEDNLIQGGGSAVIDMENMDDTSGSSFEDMGEMHQRMKEEEEVAAEAAAAEDDGNDDGEFLGMKGLKGQLGRQVADEVWQAGKRQASKAFNLYANIDILRPYFDVEPVQVRSRLIESLVPIRMINFPQKIAGELYGPLMLVFTLVAILLHGMKTSGTVIREGTLMGTAIGTCFGYWLGVSSFIYFLAYLVNAQITMLQTLSLLGYGLFGHCVVLLVTYNIHFHFLFYVLWLLIGGLSTLRMVAALLSRTVGQTPRLLLCGALSLLHMLFLLYLHFAYHKIVEGLLDSLEGPNMAPMQRVARDVPDLTFNATVKSMVVLLRAR, encoded by the exons ATGTCTGCGGGCTCCGGAAGCAGAAACACGAACACGGAACCATGGGGGAGCTTCGAAGACAACCTAATACAG GGCGGCGGCTCTGCGGTCATCGACATGGAGAACATGGACGACACGTCAGGGTCCAGCTTTGAGGACATGGGTGAGATGCACCAGagaatgaaggaggaggaggaggttgcaGCTGAGGCGGCTGCAGCCGAGGATGACGGCAACGATGATGGGGAGTTCCTGGGCATGAAGGGGTTAAAGGGCCAGCTGGGGCGACAGGTTGCAGATGAG GTGTGGCAGGCGGGGAAGCGGCAGGCTTCCAAAGCCTTCAACCTGTACGCCAACATCGACATTCTGAGGCCGTACTTTGACGTGGAGCCGGTGCAGGTCCGCAGCAG GCTCATCGAGTCCCTCGTACCCATCCGCATGATCAACTTCCCGCAG AAGATCGCAGGCGAGCTGTATGGTCCTCTGATGCTGGTCTTCACCCTGGTGGCCATCCTGCTGCACGGCATGAAGACGTCTGGAACTGTCATA AGGGAGGGCACCCTGATGGGCACCGCCATCGGGACTTGTTTTGGTTACTGGCTCGGTGTTTCATCTTTCATCTACTTCCTGGCGTACTTGGTCAATGCTCAGATCACCATGCTGCAGACACTCTCCCTGCTG GGTTACGGTCTGTTTGGTCATTGCGTTGTCCTGCTCGTCACCTACAACATTcacttccacttcctgttctaTGTCCTCTGGCTGCTGATTGGAGGACTGTCCACGCTGCGCATG gtcGCGGCCCTGTTGTCCCGGACCGTCGGTCAGACGCCACGTCTTCTTCTCTGCGGGGCTCTGTCACTGCTGCACATGCTCTTCCTGCTCTACCTGCACTTCGCCTACCACAAGATCGTCGAAG GGCTGCTCGACTCTCTCGAAGGACCCAACATGGCTCCAATGCAGCGGGTGGCCAGAGACGTGCCTGACCTGACGTTCAATGCCACTGTGAAGAGCATGGTGGTTCTGCTGAGGGCCCGCTGA